A stretch of the Duncaniella dubosii genome encodes the following:
- a CDS encoding HU family DNA-binding protein: MNQKIPFHELSARIATTTGISEESAEQFVKNFFDLIFESLIKGESVKVKGLGAFNLIDINGEKSIEFLADKDITDVINAPFAMFEPVKLNASVSEEMLTQAYSNTEDEEPHVSIQDESVSDFPSASDVEETIDGQSATNVSSTTPVPVTPENPVAEQNGKEEQPITVPEQETKAEKSYEQAVHISEPQIPSNEPEGIKHPESEPTAKTEIPTPESSTRQICTPTPPVKPVVIPSTPKQIQPLEDEDEEYVGQAKQPSGNGNFWTGLLVGIIIGLALGACGVYLAIDYFFPTVQRPAVEQSEEQDEIASLMTELLPDSITTQPTVENEAIPDETSQAETPKATEEPKEATSATNVTVTDTIRRGYLIPDMAKKFFGSKDYWVYIYEENKSKIGNPNNTQPGQVLVIPAAEKYGIVPDNAASLQKARVKATEILRKYPR; this comes from the coding sequence ATGAATCAGAAAATACCATTTCACGAACTTTCAGCACGCATAGCCACCACTACAGGTATCAGTGAGGAAAGCGCAGAACAATTTGTCAAAAATTTCTTTGACCTCATATTCGAATCGCTAATCAAAGGCGAAAGCGTCAAGGTCAAGGGGCTCGGAGCATTCAACCTGATTGATATAAATGGCGAGAAAAGCATCGAGTTCCTGGCTGACAAAGATATTACTGACGTAATCAATGCTCCATTTGCAATGTTTGAGCCTGTCAAGCTCAATGCCTCTGTCTCAGAGGAAATGCTTACGCAGGCATACAGCAATACTGAAGACGAAGAACCCCATGTATCCATTCAAGATGAATCAGTTTCAGATTTTCCATCGGCCTCAGATGTTGAAGAAACAATAGACGGACAGTCTGCTACGAATGTATCATCCACTACTCCAGTTCCTGTCACGCCGGAAAATCCCGTCGCTGAGCAAAATGGTAAAGAAGAGCAACCTATAACAGTTCCTGAACAAGAGACAAAAGCCGAAAAAAGCTACGAACAGGCCGTCCACATTTCTGAGCCACAGATCCCGTCTAATGAACCAGAAGGGATCAAGCATCCAGAGTCTGAGCCCACGGCTAAAACAGAAATTCCCACACCTGAATCAAGCACCCGTCAGATTTGCACACCAACACCGCCAGTCAAACCTGTTGTCATACCTTCTACGCCAAAACAGATTCAACCGTTAGAAGACGAGGATGAAGAATATGTCGGACAAGCGAAACAACCATCAGGAAATGGCAACTTCTGGACCGGACTGTTAGTCGGTATAATCATCGGACTTGCACTTGGAGCATGCGGTGTTTATCTTGCCATTGACTATTTTTTCCCAACTGTGCAACGTCCAGCTGTAGAACAATCTGAGGAACAGGATGAAATCGCATCTCTGATGACAGAATTGCTGCCGGATTCAATAACAACGCAACCCACTGTAGAAAATGAAGCCATACCCGACGAAACATCTCAGGCAGAAACACCGAAAGCGACAGAAGAGCCCAAAGAGGCAACTTCTGCAACAAATGTCACTGTTACAGACACTATACGCCGAGGCTATCTGATTCCAGATATGGCCAAGAAGTTTTTCGGGAGCAAGGACTATTGGGTTTATATCTATGAAGAGAACAAATCAAAAATCGGCAACCCCAACAACACCCAGCCGGGACAAGTGCTTGTCATTCCTGCTGCAGAAAAATATGGCATAGTCCCGGACAATGCAGCAAGTCTACAGAAAGCAAGGGTCAAAGCGACGGAAATATTACGAAAATATCCGAGATAA
- a CDS encoding vWA domain-containing protein, with the protein MLLANPGYLWLFLLFIPLIAWYIYKQRSLYASMEVSTVSAFSKAPRSLLASMRHVLFILQLGAIGCVIIVLARPQTRDSWNTSSVEGTDIVIAMDISTSMLARDFKPDRFEAAKDVAAKFVAGREGDNIGVVIFAAESFTAIPMTTDRSLIANYIGDIKMGMLQDGTAIGDGLATSINRIKDGKAKSKSIILLTDGSNNTGNVAPITAAEIAKQLGIKVYTIGIGTNGTAPYPQENMFGRIEYVNLPVVIDEATLRTIAETTGGKYFRATGNNVLKDVFAEIDRLEKTKMDLRNFTSTEDDYLPWAIAALSLFGLAVLLRYTVFRTIP; encoded by the coding sequence ATGTTACTGGCAAATCCCGGATACCTTTGGCTGTTCCTGCTGTTCATCCCGCTGATAGCATGGTATATCTATAAACAGCGCTCACTATATGCCTCAATGGAGGTATCGACAGTGTCCGCATTTTCAAAAGCGCCACGTTCGTTGCTGGCCTCCATGCGCCACGTTCTGTTCATCCTTCAGTTAGGAGCGATAGGCTGCGTTATCATTGTGCTGGCACGCCCGCAAACACGCGATTCATGGAACACATCAAGTGTAGAGGGTACTGACATCGTGATTGCGATGGACATATCGACCAGTATGCTTGCCCGCGATTTCAAACCCGACCGCTTTGAGGCGGCAAAGGATGTGGCAGCAAAATTTGTCGCAGGACGTGAAGGTGACAATATCGGTGTCGTGATTTTCGCAGCCGAAAGTTTTACGGCAATTCCTATGACGACAGACCGCTCACTCATCGCCAATTATATAGGTGACATCAAAATGGGAATGCTACAAGACGGAACAGCCATAGGCGACGGCCTTGCAACATCAATCAACCGCATAAAGGATGGTAAAGCAAAATCAAAGAGCATAATCCTCCTTACCGACGGTTCGAACAATACAGGTAATGTCGCACCTATCACTGCTGCTGAAATAGCCAAGCAACTCGGCATAAAGGTCTACACTATCGGTATCGGAACAAACGGAACTGCACCATATCCACAGGAAAACATGTTTGGACGAATCGAATATGTCAATCTGCCGGTTGTTATTGATGAAGCAACGTTAAGAACTATCGCCGAAACAACAGGTGGCAAATATTTCCGTGCCACAGGCAACAATGTGCTCAAGGATGTATTTGCCGAGATTGACCGCCTTGAAAAAACTAAGATGGATCTTAGAAATTTCACAAGCACAGAAGACGACTACCTGCCTTGGGCTATCGCAGCTCTTAGCCTGTTTGGGCTCGCGGTGCTTCTCCGATATACAGTTTTCAGGACAATTCCTTAA
- a CDS encoding BatD family protein yields the protein MKRFIIFIYLTLLVCATALQAQVNFTVKPPSRVYEGQRFPVTFRLTNADGSDLKVSQINGCSLLYGPSVSQSQSYQVVNGKASSTSATEYTYYYKADKAGTFTIPAASIVADGKHLSTKAVTFTVHSIQDANTPASQRPVDFDDVDTQAAGRRVNSDDVFVRIILSKSSAYEQEAIGCTIKLYTKYSISSFLPTRQPAFDGFLIQEVDVQPSLNQMETYNGQNYMTAVLKKCIIFPQKSGKLTINSGNYDISVVQYDNVNMGMFQVRQPKEAKIKVNSNSASINILPLPQPQPNGFTGAVGTFNIDSRLIGNSFRTNDPATLIYTISGTGNIKYVKEPVIDFPTEFEQYTPKNDIDAEVQGNDVTGRMTVEYTFVPQSVGDFTIGSNKFVYFNPQTKQYVTLNTPSYLIKVAKGVSAPVTTDQKDVENKNSDIRHIYLGDKNPMKQHHLVVFESWYWILYIGLLIVAGAVLAINRRNARLNADVTGRRTAKASKVARRRLKAAEGFMKSGDSDKFYEEMLRAIWGYLSDKLSMPVSQLSRDNISATLASKGYSEENANAIVAVLDDCEMARYTPDSSSHMDSVYERGVNAINKLESNKK from the coding sequence ATGAAACGTTTCATCATATTTATATATCTTACCCTTCTCGTTTGTGCGACAGCACTTCAGGCGCAGGTAAATTTTACTGTAAAACCGCCATCAAGGGTTTATGAAGGCCAGCGGTTCCCGGTCACATTCCGCCTGACAAATGCCGATGGCTCTGATTTGAAAGTGTCTCAGATCAACGGCTGTAGCCTGCTCTATGGGCCGTCGGTCTCGCAGTCCCAAAGCTATCAGGTGGTAAATGGTAAAGCTTCGTCAACATCAGCAACCGAGTATACATATTACTATAAAGCCGACAAAGCAGGCACTTTCACTATACCGGCTGCCTCGATAGTAGCCGACGGAAAACATCTTTCGACAAAAGCTGTCACATTTACCGTACACAGCATCCAGGATGCCAACACTCCGGCCTCACAGAGGCCTGTCGATTTTGACGATGTTGACACTCAGGCGGCCGGCCGGCGTGTCAACAGTGATGATGTGTTTGTCCGAATCATACTGTCAAAATCATCGGCTTATGAACAGGAAGCCATCGGCTGCACAATCAAACTCTATACCAAATACAGCATATCATCATTCCTTCCTACTCGCCAACCGGCATTTGACGGATTCCTTATTCAGGAAGTTGATGTCCAGCCTTCACTCAATCAAATGGAAACATACAACGGTCAGAACTACATGACTGCTGTATTGAAGAAATGTATCATATTCCCCCAGAAAAGTGGCAAGCTCACCATAAACTCCGGCAATTATGATATATCGGTTGTTCAGTATGACAATGTGAACATGGGCATGTTCCAAGTACGCCAACCTAAAGAAGCCAAAATAAAAGTCAATTCCAATTCCGCATCAATCAACATTCTCCCTCTCCCCCAGCCCCAGCCGAATGGATTTACAGGTGCAGTCGGAACATTCAATATCGACAGCCGTCTTATTGGCAATTCATTCCGCACAAATGATCCCGCGACGCTTATATATACTATAAGCGGTACAGGCAACATAAAATATGTGAAAGAACCTGTAATTGATTTCCCGACAGAATTCGAGCAGTACACTCCGAAAAACGACATCGATGCTGAAGTTCAGGGAAACGATGTCACCGGAAGAATGACTGTTGAATACACCTTTGTTCCCCAGAGTGTCGGAGACTTCACTATCGGAAGTAATAAATTCGTTTATTTCAATCCTCAGACAAAACAATATGTCACTTTGAATACACCGTCCTATCTGATAAAAGTTGCCAAGGGAGTCTCAGCACCTGTGACAACGGATCAGAAAGATGTCGAAAATAAGAATTCCGATATCCGTCATATCTATCTTGGCGACAAAAATCCAATGAAGCAACATCATTTGGTCGTATTTGAATCATGGTACTGGATTCTCTATATCGGTCTCCTTATCGTCGCCGGAGCTGTCTTGGCTATCAACAGACGCAATGCCCGACTCAATGCTGATGTGACGGGACGCCGTACCGCCAAGGCAAGCAAGGTCGCACGCCGCAGACTAAAAGCAGCCGAAGGCTTCATGAAATCAGGAGACAGCGACAAGTTCTATGAAGAAATGTTACGCGCAATATGGGGTTATCTTTCCGATAAGCTATCAATGCCGGTGTCTCAGCTCTCTCGCGACAACATTTCAGCCACTCTGGCATCAAAGGGCTATTCGGAAGAAAACGCCAATGCTATCGTAGCTGTTCTTGACGACTGTGAAATGGCACGCTATACACCTGACAGTTCAAGTCACATGGACAGTGTCTACGAGCGAGGAGTAAACGCTATTAACAAACTTGAAAGCAACAAAAAATGA
- a CDS encoding universal stress protein → MQPDRFITIAIHTYDKAHELKTILECEGLEVVLQNVNLSTPVVSSGIRVRIHESDLPMALRLIENIEIFSPKAIKECPAGEPEILVPTDFSKSSVQACHLAFHIAALHKARIKLLHTYFDPVLTNTSLQLSDSMTFDGTADVIQQLQEDKQISQMCKKQMEELETSLREKIKNGIIPPVNFSSEIAEGLPEEVINNYSAANHPLLIVMGTRGTDKQNRDMLGSVTAEVLDTCRSCVFTVPETLRFKRAEDIREVVYLASSKQQDILALDALYRMLPETSLSVTLVSLPSKKKPKGDTEAIANLLDYCRKNYPAYMFKTIQLSFSHEIEDFNGLDKELHIDMIAVPTPRKNIFIRLFNPSLAHKLLFHSDIPMLSIPV, encoded by the coding sequence ATGCAGCCAGATCGATTTATTACTATAGCAATCCACACTTATGATAAAGCCCACGAGTTAAAAACCATACTCGAATGCGAAGGTCTCGAAGTTGTCTTACAAAATGTCAATCTCTCTACGCCGGTAGTATCGTCCGGCATAAGGGTGAGAATTCATGAATCCGATTTGCCTATGGCACTACGGCTGATTGAAAACATCGAGATTTTTTCGCCTAAAGCCATAAAAGAATGTCCCGCAGGAGAGCCTGAGATCCTTGTCCCTACAGACTTCTCAAAATCATCGGTTCAAGCCTGTCATCTCGCATTTCATATAGCGGCACTCCACAAAGCCCGAATCAAACTTCTCCACACCTATTTCGATCCGGTTCTTACGAATACATCTTTACAGTTATCCGACTCGATGACATTTGACGGGACTGCCGATGTCATCCAACAGCTGCAGGAAGACAAGCAGATATCCCAAATGTGCAAAAAACAGATGGAGGAACTGGAAACATCTTTACGCGAAAAAATTAAAAACGGAATCATACCACCGGTTAACTTCTCATCAGAAATCGCAGAGGGGCTTCCAGAAGAAGTTATAAACAATTATTCCGCTGCCAACCATCCGCTGCTGATAGTCATGGGTACACGCGGAACTGACAAACAGAACCGCGACATGCTCGGCAGTGTCACCGCCGAAGTGCTTGACACATGTCGGTCATGCGTATTCACAGTCCCCGAAACTCTCAGATTTAAACGCGCTGAAGATATCCGCGAAGTAGTCTATCTTGCGTCATCCAAACAACAAGACATCCTCGCTCTCGACGCTCTTTACCGCATGCTTCCGGAAACGTCTCTTTCCGTGACACTTGTGTCATTGCCGTCAAAGAAAAAGCCGAAAGGTGACACCGAGGCAATCGCCAATCTTCTTGACTATTGCCGGAAAAATTATCCTGCATATATGTTCAAGACAATCCAGCTTTCATTTTCACATGAAATCGAGGATTTCAACGGACTTGACAAAGAATTACATATCGACATGATAGCCGTCCCAACTCCTCGTAAGAACATATTCATTAGATTGTTCAATCCCTCTCTTGCTCATAAACTGTTGTTTCATTCCGACATCCCTATGCTCTCAATCCCGGTCTGA
- a CDS encoding flagellar basal body-associated FliL family protein: protein MHRPLRILFISLTALIASITVSAQNPTVKLSLDSAFLLMGRTTPLHLELVTPAKPEGRLLIPKDSMCDQVEILKMLEADTTQLGNDRIEIKQDIVLQSFDSGVYRLNPIMYVIGNDTFRSNRLVLKVFPADVDSLETIHDYADVADIDRSFIDYLPDFIVDYGLWILAVIIVLGAGGYAFYLLKRKKNPFAAAPEKPVPPYEKAIGELNRLRGEKLCENGHEKEFYTRLTDILRVYLNGRFGINAMEMTSTQIRHMLNSNAEAKLSKQNMERVLETADFVKFAKVRPLPDDNICAFNSAMQFVEDTRPKPEPEEPSERNNDKETTTPNHK from the coding sequence ATGCATCGACCACTCCGCATATTATTCATAAGCCTGACAGCGCTCATTGCGTCTATAACCGTCAGCGCTCAAAACCCGACGGTGAAACTAAGTCTCGACTCTGCATTTTTGTTGATGGGGCGCACGACACCTCTTCATCTTGAGCTCGTCACACCGGCCAAGCCAGAAGGTCGTTTGCTCATCCCGAAAGATTCGATGTGTGATCAAGTCGAGATTCTGAAGATGCTTGAAGCCGACACTACTCAGCTTGGCAACGACAGGATTGAAATCAAACAGGACATCGTTCTGCAATCATTTGACTCCGGCGTATACAGACTGAACCCTATAATGTATGTCATCGGCAATGACACGTTCCGTTCAAACAGACTTGTGCTTAAAGTATTTCCTGCCGACGTAGACTCGTTAGAGACAATACATGATTATGCCGACGTGGCCGATATCGACCGTAGCTTCATCGATTATCTACCTGATTTCATTGTTGACTATGGTTTGTGGATTCTTGCAGTCATAATCGTTCTTGGAGCGGGTGGCTATGCGTTCTATCTACTTAAACGCAAAAAGAATCCGTTTGCTGCAGCACCGGAAAAGCCTGTGCCCCCCTATGAAAAAGCAATCGGGGAACTTAACCGCCTACGTGGAGAGAAACTCTGCGAAAACGGGCATGAAAAAGAATTCTATACACGCCTTACCGATATTCTACGTGTATATCTCAACGGACGCTTCGGTATAAATGCGATGGAGATGACTTCGACCCAGATAAGACACATGCTCAACTCCAATGCGGAAGCAAAACTTTCAAAACAAAACATGGAGCGTGTGCTTGAAACGGCCGACTTCGTTAAATTCGCGAAAGTCAGACCTCTTCCAGACGACAATATCTGTGCATTCAATTCGGCAATGCAATTCGTTGAGGATACAAGACCAAAACCAGAGCCCGAAGAACCATCTGAGAGAAATAATGACAAAGAAACTACAACTCCAAACCATAAATAA
- a CDS encoding DUF58 domain-containing protein — translation MEANELLKKVRKIDIKTRGLSQNIFAGEYHTAFKGRGMTFSEVREYQYGDDVRDIDWNVTARHNHPYVKVYEEERELTVMLLIDMSRSRLFGAVGEEKREMIAEIAATLAYSAITNNDKIGVIFFSDKIEKFIPPKKGKKHILLIIRELLDFTPESPGTDIGITLRYFTDALKKRCTTFLISDFIDSHDYSRQLQVACNKHDIIAIQVYDKRDTSLPDVGLMRVMDLETGGTRWINTSSKRTRQAFDKWWYERQQIMVERLSKCRVDHASIATDEDFAKSLMALFKNRGVR, via the coding sequence ATGGAAGCTAACGAACTGCTTAAAAAAGTCAGAAAAATTGATATTAAAACCCGTGGTCTCTCCCAAAATATATTTGCGGGAGAGTACCACACGGCTTTTAAAGGTCGAGGCATGACCTTCTCTGAAGTCAGGGAATATCAATATGGAGATGACGTGCGAGACATCGACTGGAATGTAACCGCACGCCACAATCACCCGTATGTAAAAGTTTATGAAGAGGAGCGAGAGCTGACTGTTATGCTTCTCATCGACATGTCGCGGAGTCGCCTATTCGGAGCTGTCGGTGAGGAAAAACGAGAGATGATTGCTGAAATTGCCGCCACTCTTGCCTATTCTGCCATAACCAACAATGACAAGATCGGTGTCATATTCTTCTCTGACAAGATTGAAAAATTCATTCCGCCCAAAAAAGGCAAAAAGCATATACTCCTGATTATTAGAGAGCTTCTTGATTTTACTCCTGAAAGTCCCGGTACGGATATAGGCATTACTTTGCGTTACTTTACAGACGCTCTAAAGAAACGATGTACTACATTCCTGATATCCGACTTCATTGACAGCCATGACTATTCACGTCAGTTGCAGGTAGCATGCAATAAGCATGACATAATTGCAATTCAGGTCTACGACAAGCGTGACACTTCTCTTCCCGATGTCGGGTTAATGAGGGTAATGGATCTTGAAACCGGAGGAACGCGGTGGATAAATACATCTTCGAAACGTACACGTCAGGCTTTTGACAAATGGTGGTATGAACGTCAGCAGATCATGGTCGAAAGATTAAGCAAATGTAGAGTAGACCATGCTTCAATCGCAACAGACGAAGATTTCGCGAAATCGCTCATGGCACTATTTAAGAACCGAGGTGTCCGTTGA
- a CDS encoding VWA domain-containing protein codes for MISFAYPHLLYLLLLLPLVAAIFCWARYSRRRKLARYGRQEVIENLMPEVSKYMPWVKMVLSLLVIAALVLMIARPRATGGLEPDASETKTSRGIEVMVCLDVSNSMLASSTDDDHGISRLQRAKHILEKLIDKMTNDKVGLIVFAGDAYTQLPITSDYISAKMFLNGITTDMVPTQGTAIGTALEMAMNSFTPNDDMGKAIVVITDGENFEDNAVEAAKRAASAGVQVDVVGLGTSHGARIPIGKGQYMINPMTGEEVITKHDEETATQIAKAGNGIYVNGGSNSAINAIDEKMDELEQGDFERKSFSPQSEQFPIFAFISLILLVIYSVTVTRKISWLKRYRFFTKEEGGNK; via the coding sequence ATGATTTCGTTTGCATATCCACATCTGTTATATCTCCTGCTCCTGCTTCCGTTGGTAGCAGCCATCTTCTGTTGGGCACGTTACTCACGTCGTCGCAAACTTGCCCGATATGGCCGGCAGGAAGTAATTGAAAACCTAATGCCTGAGGTCTCGAAATATATGCCCTGGGTAAAAATGGTTTTATCGCTGCTTGTTATCGCCGCACTTGTCCTTATGATTGCCCGTCCCCGAGCAACCGGAGGACTTGAACCAGATGCTTCAGAGACCAAAACATCAAGAGGTATCGAAGTAATGGTCTGTCTCGACGTTTCAAATTCCATGCTTGCGTCAAGCACAGACGACGATCATGGTATCAGTCGTCTGCAAAGAGCCAAGCATATCCTTGAAAAGCTCATTGATAAAATGACTAATGACAAGGTCGGGCTTATAGTGTTTGCCGGCGATGCTTATACCCAGCTACCTATCACGTCAGACTATATCTCAGCCAAGATGTTTCTTAACGGAATCACAACCGATATGGTACCGACTCAGGGTACAGCAATCGGTACGGCACTTGAAATGGCAATGAACTCTTTCACACCCAACGACGACATGGGCAAAGCCATTGTTGTGATTACAGACGGAGAGAATTTTGAGGACAATGCCGTTGAAGCAGCCAAGCGGGCAGCCAGCGCGGGTGTTCAAGTCGATGTCGTAGGTCTCGGTACTTCCCACGGAGCACGTATCCCTATCGGTAAAGGCCAATACATGATAAATCCTATGACAGGCGAAGAAGTCATCACCAAACACGATGAGGAAACTGCCACACAGATAGCGAAAGCAGGCAACGGTATTTATGTGAACGGAGGTTCCAATTCAGCCATAAACGCAATTGACGAAAAAATGGACGAACTGGAACAAGGTGATTTCGAACGCAAGTCATTCTCTCCACAAAGCGAGCAATTCCCGATTTTTGCATTTATATCCTTAATCCTTCTTGTGATTTATTCTGTGACAGTAACCAGAAAAATATCATGGCTTAAGAGATATCGTTTCTTTACAAAAGAGGAAGGAGGCAACAAATGA
- a CDS encoding tetratricopeptide repeat protein, producing MKYILSLIILTVCGLFSKAEATLIQQADSAYTADNFKEAADTYLHVIATEGNSATLQYNLGNCYYRLGEMGKAILAYERALRFDPTFHDARTNLEFINSRIADRPGERGTFLGNALDSVANTARSNSWAWIAFGCFVLTLIGVLAYLFSDIIAVRKIGFFGSLLTFFGCLCFIFLAFRSAAIATADNIAIITSPSTILSTSPRVPKDRTQEAMLLHEGTRVEILDSVKSTTDSINSLWYDVQVDNTHRAWINAAAVEKI from the coding sequence ATGAAATATATACTTTCACTAATAATACTGACAGTCTGCGGACTTTTCTCAAAAGCGGAAGCGACACTTATCCAGCAGGCAGATTCGGCCTACACTGCTGACAACTTCAAGGAAGCAGCCGATACATATCTGCATGTCATAGCTACCGAAGGCAACTCGGCTACGCTTCAATACAATCTCGGGAACTGCTATTACCGTCTTGGAGAAATGGGCAAGGCAATCCTTGCCTACGAACGTGCACTCCGTTTTGACCCGACATTCCATGACGCAAGAACAAACCTTGAATTCATCAATTCCAGAATCGCCGACCGCCCCGGCGAGCGAGGGACTTTTTTAGGAAACGCTCTCGACTCGGTTGCCAACACAGCCCGTTCGAATTCATGGGCATGGATTGCATTCGGCTGCTTTGTTCTTACACTTATTGGAGTTCTCGCCTATCTGTTCTCTGACATAATAGCAGTACGAAAAATCGGATTTTTCGGAAGTCTGCTGACCTTCTTCGGATGCCTCTGTTTCATTTTCCTTGCATTCAGATCTGCTGCTATAGCCACAGCAGACAATATAGCTATAATCACATCACCATCCACAATACTGAGCACAAGTCCCCGAGTTCCTAAAGACCGTACACAAGAAGCAATGCTCCTCCACGAAGGGACACGCGTTGAAATCCTTGATTCGGTAAAATCAACTACAGACTCCATCAATTCTCTCTGGTATGATGTGCAGGTCGACAATACACACCGTGCATGGATTAATGCTGCCGCCGTTGAGAAAATATGA
- a CDS encoding DNA-binding protein, with protein MTKTISFNDLRRIKDSLPDGSIRQIADKLNVTPQTVRNYFGGTNYEFGKNCGVHIEPGPDGGIVVLDDTTIYDMAIEILQGENKEE; from the coding sequence ATGACTAAAACTATCTCATTCAACGATCTCCGTCGCATCAAAGACAGTCTTCCCGATGGTTCAATCCGTCAGATAGCTGACAAGCTTAACGTCACACCTCAGACAGTCAGAAACTATTTCGGTGGCACAAACTACGAATTTGGTAAAAACTGCGGCGTACACATAGAACCGGGTCCTGACGGTGGCATCGTGGTCCTTGACGACACTACTATCTATGATATGGCAATAGAAATTCTACAGGGAGAAAATAAGGAAGAATAA
- a CDS encoding tetratricopeptide repeat protein, with the protein MKKILFSIMAAMSVMPSMAQSKTATTRDERNYIVEGNKLYNEQRYADAEVAYRKALQENAMNEIAQFNLAASLLRQGSASGETQKEASAILQNLTRDAENISIAEKAFYNLGNIAFNSQDYAKSIELYKNALRKNPDNDKARENLRLAQKRLEDQQNQDQNQDQNQDKQDQDKKDQDKQDQNKNQNQNNDQNKDDKKDQQQPDQKQDQQQKQQQQGGISQQNAEKILKAMENEENATRARINAEKKKTGAPSRRPVTNPW; encoded by the coding sequence ATGAAAAAGATATTGTTCTCAATCATGGCTGCCATGTCTGTCATGCCGTCTATGGCCCAGAGCAAGACCGCGACCACTCGCGACGAGCGAAACTATATCGTTGAAGGCAACAAACTTTACAACGAACAGCGTTATGCTGATGCTGAGGTAGCTTATCGCAAGGCATTGCAGGAAAATGCGATGAATGAAATCGCGCAGTTTAATCTTGCAGCTTCGCTCCTGCGTCAGGGTTCTGCTTCCGGTGAGACACAGAAGGAGGCATCTGCCATACTTCAGAATCTGACTCGTGATGCCGAAAATATATCTATTGCTGAAAAAGCATTTTACAACCTCGGCAACATAGCCTTTAATTCTCAGGATTATGCGAAAAGTATCGAACTTTACAAAAATGCGCTTCGTAAAAATCCTGACAATGACAAGGCTCGCGAAAATCTTCGTTTAGCGCAAAAAAGGCTTGAAGACCAGCAAAATCAGGATCAGAACCAAGACCAAAATCAAGACAAGCAGGATCAAGACAAAAAAGATCAGGACAAACAGGATCAAAATAAGAACCAGAACCAGAATAATGACCAAAATAAAGACGATAAAAAAGACCAGCAGCAGCCAGACCAAAAACAGGATCAGCAGCAGAAGCAACAACAGCAGGGAGGCATAAGCCAACAAAACGCCGAAAAAATACTCAAGGCTATGGAAAATGAAGAGAATGCCACCCGTGCCCGCATAAACGCTGAAAAGAAAAAGACAGGAGCACCTTCACGTCGACCCGTGACCAACCCTTGGTAA
- a CDS encoding HU family DNA-binding protein gives MDNKTFITKLSKRLNRDTSEVSTLIDGLSRIFREAGSELDSIAIPGFGTFKSTKTEERVVTDETTQERTLYPPVISMEFQPSIILRKKLSK, from the coding sequence ATGGACAACAAAACATTTATTACAAAATTGTCGAAACGCTTAAATCGTGATACATCTGAAGTCTCGACACTCATTGACGGACTAAGCAGGATATTTCGCGAAGCCGGTTCTGAACTGGATTCAATTGCCATCCCGGGATTCGGCACTTTCAAATCGACAAAGACAGAGGAGAGGGTTGTAACTGATGAAACTACACAGGAGCGAACACTATATCCTCCTGTTATTTCCATGGAATTTCAGCCAAGCATCATTCTTAGGAAAAAATTAAGCAAATGA